Within Antennarius striatus isolate MH-2024 chromosome 22, ASM4005453v1, whole genome shotgun sequence, the genomic segment aacttaaagaatACGTGAAAGTCTTTAGAAGAACAACTTTATTAATTCTGTATTAATTTCACACAAGTCTGCACGTATCGGCATGAAGACCCCAATCTGAGACAGTTTGTGTCTGACTCAGGCTATGCTGCTATTCTGTATAGATTTGAGTAAACCCCGATATTTGAGAGGAGCCCTCACATTCAGTATCACCGATGTGATGtgttatatttgtgtgttccaCTGATGTCTTCCCTTTCTCCACAGAAACGGAAGCTCAGAGAGAAGGATGACAGCGATGCCGTCAGCCTGTGCAGCTTCGACTTTAAGGTAACACACCTCATCAGAACTGGATTTCCATGCTCTCACCGAATGAGACAAAATATGGATTTTAATTGACACCTTTGGCAAGcgatcaatgtttttattttgaatctgAGTTATGTCCtgatttttcaaataattttgtgCCATGATGACTTAAGATCATCACCATAAGGTGCAGATTGCACAGTAAGGCTCAATCCCCACCCCTTCTGACCTGCCCCTGTAAACACAGTGACATGGAGTAGTGGTTGAAATCTAGAAAATGGGAACTCCTTGTCACTTCATCAGTAAATGAGTAACGTTATGGTTTGGATTAttatcacagacatttatactTTATCAAATGAACCCAGCAGTCAGATCTCTGACTCCCACAGCAGTTTGACAACTGGTTTCTTTTCTGCTGGAATCAGATGAGATGTCTGCCTTGAAAACATGAAACTATTCTAGTTCTATACAAGCCTGTTGCTGCTTCCATTATCAACAAGTGATAAATCTGACCTCATTTACAGGATAGAATGAGTTAGGAAAATGCTGAGGCAaacaataaacaagaaaaaacaaaaagtccaaAGCGTGGGATCACcacgaataaaaacacagttttgTGTCTGTTCTGTCAAACTAAATTTATATATCATGATAGTACTTCTTCAGTGCAACAACCTTTTAAACCGtagcattcaggaacctgtgcaTCCACAGAGcagatcacacaaacacacacacacacgcaagcataCGCACGCACAACTTTTATTGGTTTAATTATattgttgctttttaaaatgaggacaaaaaaaagaatcatcttATCCAGTCATTTTACTGAACTAATAAGCGGCTGCAGTCGTACAGTTGTGTTTTACAACTGTGAATCACAGCACGGAATGAGCAACCAATGCTTTTGTTAAAGAACATTTTGTTTGGTGTGAGCCTCCTGTGCAGCCTGAAAACATCACATTGATGCATGTTTACTCAGAAACCGttacaaaattacaaaaaagaataaataaagtgtattttAGTTTAACACAGCAACAATACAGTAAAGGTTTTATagcaaacagtaaaataaaagcaattCCAAGCCTGTTATAGCTTTATCTCTGCTGCTTTTGTTTGCTGTGACATAAACTTCTGATGTTAACTGAAGAACTGATCTGTTGCTTCGGTGAGTTCTTCTGGTTCTTCATAAGATCAAAATGAGTTATCAGAGAAACACTTCCAGATAAAGACTGTTATTGTTCAGCGTAGAAGCTGCGTTCGTCTGCTGCAGGTTACCCCCCCCAGAGCGTGTTGGGTGATTCAGAGACATGAGTGGCAGGACTGGCCGGGTTGGAAAGTCTACCTCTTTTGGTGTGTGGGTGTCAAATGAGCACACCTACATTTTTGCGTACAAAGCTCTGTCAGTGCCGTTGCATGCAGGATGATCTTATCACTGACAAcactttagttttattttctatctCTGCTTTGCGTGGCTATTTTACTTCTTTGCAATATTCATACACCAATGCCTTCTCTTGCTGATTTTAACGTCAACAGACAAACTGTATGTAATTAGTCCTTCTATGCTGTTTCCATGCAAGCTGTTTTTGTCCTACGCCCACATAAGAAGGATTTAGCAGAGCAGCACGGCCTGGACCTCTGTAACCAGTTGGATAGGTTCGCTCTGTATCGTTGAGAGTCTTTGCGGCCACTCCTTGACTGGGATCACAGCAGCCCTCAGAGGTCCCCACTGATTTTAGCTTCTTGTCTAATTGAGCTGTTTTCAGGCAGACTAAtcctcacacattcacactcagaGGCAGTCGTGGTAGAAATCCATTGTTAACCATTtgacttcctcctctgctcttagACATCAGGTCTTTGCaatgatgttgtttttcatgtttaatttgatTAGCTCTGAAAAGTGCTAAAAGTTTATTGGTAAGAACGTGAGGACAGAGTATGAAAGGTCATGCGGGTTTAGGTTTTTATATACTCTAATATCCGTTGTTTCTTGGGCCTTCAATTGTGTACATGATAATACAAGAATgtgaataatttcatttaatattgttttgatgGACAAGTCAAATGGTCAAAGACGGATTTCAATAAAGATATCTAGCTGTGGGGGTTAAAATACAAATTGGTCCAAATTGTTTGTATGGAAACAACTGTTTGGAATTGATGCAACATTGAAAGCTTTATCTTGATGTCCGAGACAATAAACCATAACAAATGTTCTTTAAATTTCTGTGTGTGGTTATGATTAGACATGTAATGTAGTCTGTCGCTCCTCATGATGTGACAATATATCCCTGTACTCTACGGTGTGTCCGTCTAACCCATCCTGTGTCACATGTCTGCTGCCCGCTTCACGAGGTCCGGGTCAGTCACGTatgctgtttgtttgtcacaATAACAGTTTCGCTCTCAATGACGCATGTTATTTTGACTTTCATCATTTCAGTTGCAACTCAGCCGTGAATTCTTTGAAAATCTtagaaatggaaaatgaaaccTTTGTAAATTTCCCTCCTGCTGAAAACAGAAGTACGACTACTTGAGTTTTGAGGGCAAATAAAGATGTGCATGTCAACCGTTCTCCAACGTCAGACCTTACAGAGCTTCTGTCGGCCCTGGGCTGTGATGACAGAATATCCATGTCTGGTTTCATAAGTCTCTACAAATGCACCGTGACAAAGTTATGTAGATTTACGTTTTTTTGTACGGACAAACCCCAAAAAAGATGTGGCTACTTGAAGAAGAAAGACGAAAGTTCTTTTATTAGTCCCCCGTGGGAAAATTCTTTTTTACTCAATATTTATGCATTTGCACACATACaggctggaacacacacacacacacacacacacacacacacacacacgagagagACAGCTGATGAAGTGGGGTTCAGTGCCCACCctagcagtgctcaggaggtgaaccgaCACCTCTGTGATCGTGTCATGTCTTTAGAACGTTATCCGCCTTGCGGTTCACAGGtgtgctggagcctttcccagctggctacgTGCAAaaggcacgcacgcacgcacacacacacacacacacacacacacacacacacacacacacacacacacacacacacacacacacacacacacacacacacacacacaagcacacacacacacacacacacacacacacacacactcaaacctatTTGGTGTCAGCTGCatgtgggaggtgggaggaagccagagaacctggagagaacccacacagacatgaggaaaaaatagaaactccacacagaaaggattcGAAGTGAAGTTTCGTGATGTGCTTCTGAGCCCCATCAGTCAAATCCTTCAGTCAGTCATGTGACTATTAAAGTGAGGAATCTCACTTCATTCTTGTGAACAAACGAGCCCTATTAGATAATTTTCACTTCAGTCATGATGTTATCACCAGTTCCTATTGATATTCTTTACCAGCTATCCAATCATATCTCTTTGAACTTTCCAGATTCATTGACACCCCTTTCCTGACACAAACTAATGAAGAGGATGAgataaaacattgttttcaattctATAGTCTTGAATTGAATTGAGTCAAGAAGAACAATCTATCGTTGTATTAGCATCAGTTGTCAGAACATCATGCAGCAGTCTGACTGAGTCGTTGTTACCTCGCTGTGTTTGGTAGCAACCAGGGGGTGGCTCTGGGTGTGTGAAATGTCAAATGAAGCCTTAATGCTCATTACTCATCACACTCCGCCAATCTTAGCGCAGACTGTTGCGTGTCTGTGTTCTGGAGTGTGCTGCAGCTGCAATATAGTGTGATGATTGGCAGAAGGGCCAGGCAGGCAGAGCCATGTTGGCTTTGGTTTTTATAGTACCTGAGCTAGACTTCAGGGTGAGTAACAGGAGGACTTCAGGCTGTGTCCTCTGAGTGCTCAGACTCCTCTCTGACTCCTCTGTCTGAATAGTTTTTCATCTCGTTCTGATTCTAGGATGACTTCATCAACGACCCCCTGCTTTTAGGGGCATATGGGGTAATTTGCACTGAGTGCCCCCTTGGGGTCGTAGCAGATGACAGTCTTAACTGCTCCATCAGTGAATTTATAGAACAAGGTGTCGAAAAGCTTGTGTCTTCTCATGCACACACGAGCAACAGCGTGAAACGTGTTCATTTTCACACTTCTGTGTGGATCCATGAAGACTAAGTAGAGCCCCAAGCAGGCTTTCCCATTTGCCCTAAAACACCATCATAATGTGAACACCCAGTTGTGAAGTCTCCCCCACATTAGTCGCCCCATCAGCTTTGCACCAGCTGTATAGGTGTGCAGAGTGTGTAGCGTCAGGAGTAGTTGTCCGTCAGCCATGTGTTTCCTATATCCCTGTCTGGGTGAATCCCTCATGTGACTTTGAACACATGCATGAGGAACAGTCAGGACATGCCCTTCACCTACCCTGAAACTAGCAAACATGTTACCCATTAAACACCAATCAACATACTGATGGTAGTCCCCCCCCCGAGAGTCAATATGCAGGTTTCACTTGAAACATCTGACTGAAAGTGTCCCAGTCCCCCCTGCTATTGATATTCTAATTGATCACACACCCCAGTTCAGCCCCATGAAACTGTGGTCCTAAAGCACTGCAGCACAAAGCAAAACTAAGaagaaatgtcaaattaataattagttgtttgttgttttagaGTGTATTGAACTGTTTGGTGCCTGATATCAGAACTGGTTTATTCATTTCACTTGGATTGGACTAGACTTTTTTATAATCTAGGTTATTGCAGCATTAAGTccaatttgaatatttttatatttgactGTACTTCAACTTAATCATCACAATAACCTGTTAAAACTAGAATCAAAGTTTATACTGATTCCTGAACTTTCATGGCACATTTAACATGCTATAACTTATGTTACATGTCAGTGCTTGCTGCTTGTCAAGGCATATTTTGTCCTTATTTCTGTTTATGTCCATTATTTGTCACAAGGCTTAAAATTCAGCATCGTACATAATGACTGTTGGGTTTTTTCCCAATGAACCGGttatcaaaaaaatgaaaatcctgAAGACAATATCTATCACTTTtcttcaaaataatatttttagatttaaattctaacaaacaaatatttacattaatgTTGACTGTTGACTGTCAACTCACCTCAGAAGCAGGTGATCTTAGAAATTCTCACTACTGTTTTCACTCAGCAGAGCCCGCAGGCTGCCTCCGCTGGTTTCCAAGTAAACCGATACCGCCTCATCTCCAGCTCGCCCCTCCCTGTCTGTCCCACAGCTATAAAagccctccctccctcactcaaCCTCAGAACAAAGTTAGGAGAGGGTGTGTGAGTCCTACTAGAGAATGAGAAGCCTCCTAGTGGgacactgtatttatttattgaatttatttcctttattcatACACAACCTTTGATTTtggtcacatttttttctctgctgtggATTACTTGGAGCTGATTCacgaggattaaaaaaaaaggatatcgTGTTTTTATTGTAAGCTATGGTGGCTTACGATGAACTGGGTAGCTTGGTGCCTATCAAACGGACTTTGCAAGTGATAGACTGCCAGAACCAAGCCAACAAAGAGTCAGAGGTAAGATCTGAAAACATTctactttgtttttctgctaCCAATGTACTCGAGCAAATATTTGACAGGAACTCATTAAGGTGAGGTCATACCTTGGTTTCAGATAGTGAATGAATCAGTGCCGAACCCTGTCTTTATCTCACCTTCTTACAGCGGTGAACTTCGCTCCTGAGCACTAAATATGTCTGTGATACTGCCTAACCTGCAAAAGTTAATGATTGTATTCCACTGCACCCATGACATTGTTAACAGTGAACCGTCTTTGTGTATTGCACGTCTGTGGACAAATATGCATCCCAGCAGGTAGCTCAGCAGGCGATGAACCCCCAGTCAACAAACCAACCTCTGTTCTGTTCAGTCTCGTCTAGTATTTGTTTGCCGTCTGATATTTGAAGTTAAATCAGGTTTTCTCTGATGCTAATTCAGAAAAGCAACAGGAGAGGATTCTTTCAATTGCAAACTCAGGGGTTACAGGTACTGAAACCTCAGTTTGCCCTGTGTGTCTATGtttgcttctctttttttggcTTCTCTTTCGGGAGATATCAGGAACATGTGGTGCCTTTTACGGTAATCTACTCAATAAAGGAGAAGTTATAGATTAATTCATTCCTTTTTCTCCCTGAATTGCACAATTGAAACTCCATTTTAGCTTTACAGGTTTTGTGACATTCCTGTGAATTTTCTGATGACTATGACTTCATTATTTGAGGTCTGGCTGTCCTTTCCTTCAATCTTATTGACTTGTTTGGAGCATTAGCCGTGCGCACTCACGTCCCTGAAAAAGCACTTGATGTTTATGAGGTTGTGAGAAGGTTTAAGTAGCACACTGCACAAGTACAACGAGGGGTCATTGTTCCACTGATAAGAGCCTGGATCCATCTGGTTTCCTGAAGTGAACAAGACTCTACAAACCACAAGAAACAGAAACTTTTCCCTGTCTGTTCCCTTTCAGACTGATTAACAGAAACCGGGGTTCTACTGTTCTTTTGTTATTCATAGGCAGGTTTTCAAAGGACAGGAAGGTGACAATGGTTTCCAGTATCAACATTGGAAACCCCACTCCCCATTGgaaactttttctctttctttattcttcatttaaatttgcatGACCACAAATTCCGAGTCAGACTAGTCTGTCTGTGCATGTGGGACTCAGTTAACATGTGGCGTCTATTAACTCCTCCCTGCCACTAGAGGGCTTAGGAAAATCTCAAGGAACTCGGGGTGTTGGGGTCCGATGGGGAGATGTGACTCGATCTTGTGTGGATCTGTTCCACAGCTGTGTCTGCAGAGCCTGGAGCCTCAAAGCCGCCCTGTTTCCCAGATTTGCTGAGCCAAAGCAAAAAATCTCTTTTGGCCTGAGTCAGGCGAAAACACAAGCAGCCCttagttggggggggggggggggctgtattGCTGTAAACTCATTCAGATTTCGTGCAAATTTACAAATCATTATTCTGATCATGATGGACCCCTTATTATCCTGTTTGGAAGCATTACCTCAGATTTTtagctgtctgtctttgtgtgaatTGTTGTGATTGGCTCAAGGCCAAGCTGCTCTCTCCTTCATCCCAtccctgggggaggggggttaccTTGGCCAGGTGTAGGGCTGCTCTCACGTCAGGTTTGCTTGAAGCCTGTTTCGACTTGCAGTCATTAACACTGCGGTTCAGCCACTGTGACGGCACTAAGTCAGCACATTTGTGAACGACTGCTGCTCAGGTTCCGACTGTCTGTCCGTCTCAGTCCTGACAGACTGTCTGTACTTCTTAATCTATCTAGGAAAGCAGAGAGAACGCATTCATCGTACGGTGGTTGAGCGATGACGCAGATCCATCCTGGAGTCGTATTTGTTGTCAGGCGAGATAGTAGCGGTGTGAAGCAGGGAGGGGCGTCGAACAGCTGAGAGCTGGGTCTCGTGCATTCCTGGCATTCCTCCAGACCCCTTTCCCCTGCTGATGGACATCCAGAATGGCTCTTTTGTGCTCTGTGGGCCAGTCTGGCTCAACACACTTCAGATAATGGAGCCaacagctgctggagctgcttccTGCTCGTCTGTCTGCTGCTCCGCCAGTCTGTCTGACGGCGGATTGACTTAAGCGCCATCAACTTTCCATCAACTCTAAACTAGAGTCAATGATGGGGATTTATGATGTGATTTGTTGTGTTCTGTTACAAGGAAGTGCCTGGACTCACTGTTGAGGTCTCTGTGAAAACCATACTAATTTTGTTCTGTGTTGTGGTCTGCAGAATAagaattctcttttttttttttttttggacaaattgtCTAACTAGTCCATTTTTTCCCTCTTGCTTCTCCAGGAACCCAGCAACAAGCGTGTCCGTTCTCTCGGCAGGGTGACGTCGCTAGCCAGCCTCATATCACCGGTGAAGAATGGGGCCGTCCGGCGCTTCGGCCAAACCATCCAGGTGAGCTCCTGCGATTTCCTGAGAAACAGCTTCTTGGTTTCAAACTGCAACATGTCTGACATCTGGGGCGTCCTCTTCGTCCGCAGGCCTCATTCCGGGGCGATGGCAAGGCGCCGGGCGTGCCCCAGAAGCCTTGCAACAAGGCAGCGGCCCCAACACCGCCAAAAAGGAGGAACAGCACGCTGTGGTCTGAAACACTAGACGTCCGCCAGAAAGGAACTTTCTCCACCAAAGAGATCAAGCGGCAGGAGGTGAGACTCAGCGAAGAGAAAGGAGACGGTCGTAGACGACGCTGTCAGCACAGCGCAGCTGCAGAGTCATGTGTTAGGAATCCAGACAGCGGTGAATTACACCTATCTAACAGACTAGCTCACATACCCATGTAGCATTTGAGTCAAGTAGTCTAAATGGGACCAAAAGCCATCCAGAGGCCTTTTCCCAGTCTGGTTAAGTTAACACAGGGCTGAGAAGCCAATGAACAAACTCTcccgcccccaccccactcATCCTGTATGTGTCAGAATGTCTGGGCCGACGGTCTGACGCTGTAAACAGTGTGTCCAGTTTTAATCTCAGAAAGCCAGAAGGAGAGGCAGAATACATCCAGATAGGTTTCAGTTTTGAGAAGTTTACCTCACTGATTTGCAGCCGCAAGGTTTTAAATTGACTTTTAATGGTAAAAATGTAATGACATCCTGAAAACAGTATCTTACCGTGCGCGTTCCTCCCTTTCTTCAGGCCATATTTGAGCTGTCTCGTGGAGAACAGGACCTGATTGAGGACCTCCAGCTCGCACGCAAGGTTTGTGCTTTCAGATCTATGTGGCAGAGGGAGTGCATACAAAGCAAACAGATTGAATTGAACTCTGGCAGGCTTTTCACATAGCCAAGCCAGAAACTATTAAAAGACAGGAATTATTTCTGTGTCTTTCCCTTAAAGATAGTTATTCTTAGCATCTACCACTGATGGAATGTTGTTAGTTGACTGTTCTTTCTCTTCCCTCCTGCTCAGGCGTACCACGATCCCATGCTGAAGCTCTCCATTATGTCTGAAGAGGAGCTCACACACATCTTTGGAAACCTGGATGCTTACATCCCTCTGCATGAGGACCTCCTGTCCAAGCTTTCCAAAGCTACAGGGCCCGATGGCACCGTTGGTCAAATCGGACAGATTGTCGTGAGCTGGGTAAATGTCACGTTTCCAAATATCTCAAACCGTTTTTTGGTTGTGGTTAAAACATAAATGGGTATGAAAACAGCATGGAAACATTAGTTAAAGTGTCCCGTCTCCCACGCAGCTGCCTCGGCTTAACGCCTACAAAGACTACTGCAGCAACCAGCTAGCAGCCAAGGCGCTCCTGGATCAGAAGAAACAGGACCCGCGGGTGCAGGACTTTCTGCAACGCTGTCTGGAGTCGCCTTTCAGCAGGAAGCTGGACTTGTGGAGCTTCCTGGACATCCCACGCTCTCGTCTGGTCAAGTATCCGCTGCTGCTCAAAGAGATCCTGAAACACACTCCGACGGAGCACCCGGACGCCGCCAGCCTGGAGGAAGCAGTAAGTTGAAACTGGTTAACGTTGGACAGAACTTAATCttgatttgtgattttaaagAGTGGCTGAAGCTcaatctgtgattgttttttttagatcgCCATCATCCACAGAGTGCTGTCTGACATCAACATGAAGAAGGGAGAGTCCGAGTGCCAGTACTACATCGACAAGTTGGAGTATCTTGACGACAGGCAGAGAGACCCTCTCATCGAGCAGTGCAAGAGCCTGCTGTGTCACGGAGAACTCCGAAACAAGAGCGGCACGGTGAGCAGAACTCTTTCCTATCATTAAAACATTCCTCCTTTGGCTGCCGGTTCGTTTTTCAGCTTCAACTTTGATAGCAAagttttctgtaaaatataaatcctcagttttttaatattttttttgtctctattaTTTGTTCTCTTCTAGAAGCTGCATGTGTTCCTGTTCACCGAGCTGCTGGTTCTGACCCGTCCCGTCACCAGAAACGAGCGCCATTGCTTCCAGGTTTACCGGCAGCCAATCCCGGTGCAGGGGCTGGTTTTGGAAGACCTGCAGGATGGAGACGTCAGAATGGGCGGCTCCTTCAGAGGCGCTTTCAGCAACGCTGACAAAGGTGAGGCTCGTGTTTGAGTGTTTGATGACGTTTCCGATGGAGAAAAGTCAAAGGTATTGATTGCTCATCctactttttttccactttgccCACAGCAAAGAACATTTTCCGTGTGAGATCCCAAGACCTGAGCCAGACGCAGTCCCATACGCTGCAGGTCAACGATATTTTCCACAAGCAACAATGGCTGAACTGCCTCCGCAGCGCCATCTCCGTCCACCGGCCCCTCAGCGAGCCTTCCACCCCCATCCCATCGGCGAGCGGCGACGCTCGGTCCAAGCGCCGCCCTTCTTCCGTCTCCGCCATCATCCACATGGAGGAAGCGGACGAGAACTGCCCACAGCCGACCTCACAATCCGCCCCCAGCTCACCCTGCAGCGGCACAACCCCCATCTCCACCCCAGCccactcatcatcatcaacatcaccatcatcgtcgtcgtcgtcgtctaCGTCGTCTACGTCGTCTTCATCGTCGTCACTCTCCACGCCCGCGacacacaaaaccaaaaagGACAAGAAGTCCCTGTATTCTTTAGGGAAGAGAAAAGAGACGATGGTGTgaactgtggggggggggggacggactcctgttcagacttttttttgtacataagTGTCATAACAACACAGAGAAGCCTGGGACTATTTATGCGTGAGTGCGTATTATTATTACAACAGTGTTCTGTGTTACTGTCCTCTCTGGCAGCTATTTACTTTACCCCTCCATCGGAGCGTGTCCCACGGAGACACAGTATTCTGGAGACGAGTGCACGACTTCCTCCACCTCTAAAAAGGGAAGCAAAACGAGGGACAAACACCTTTCACACGAGAATCTGTGTGAGAAAC encodes:
- the LOC137589072 gene encoding neuroepithelial cell-transforming gene 1 protein-like codes for the protein MVAYDELGSLVPIKRTLQVIDCQNQANKESEEPSNKRVRSLGRVTSLASLISPVKNGAVRRFGQTIQASFRGDGKAPGVPQKPCNKAAAPTPPKRRNSTLWSETLDVRQKGTFSTKEIKRQEAIFELSRGEQDLIEDLQLARKAYHDPMLKLSIMSEEELTHIFGNLDAYIPLHEDLLSKLSKATGPDGTVGQIGQIVVSWLPRLNAYKDYCSNQLAAKALLDQKKQDPRVQDFLQRCLESPFSRKLDLWSFLDIPRSRLVKYPLLLKEILKHTPTEHPDAASLEEAIAIIHRVLSDINMKKGESECQYYIDKLEYLDDRQRDPLIEQCKSLLCHGELRNKSGTKLHVFLFTELLVLTRPVTRNERHCFQVYRQPIPVQGLVLEDLQDGDVRMGGSFRGAFSNADKAKNIFRVRSQDLSQTQSHTLQVNDIFHKQQWLNCLRSAISVHRPLSEPSTPIPSASGDARSKRRPSSVSAIIHMEEADENCPQPTSQSAPSSPCSGTTPISTPAHSSSSTSPSSSSSSSTSSTSSSSSSLSTPATHKTKKDKKSLYSLGKRKETMV